Proteins from a single region of Nitrospinaceae bacterium:
- a CDS encoding OmpH family outer membrane protein — MKRNLICVFLFGIVSFVFGFGTVVFAQTRIAVVDVQKAVAGSDAGKKARATLEKEKKRLEVDLIKKRTVLEGMVKNIRELQLEVQRKGPIWRKEERDRKVENLRQQRRTFSRQEDELKRLVQESQRDLQSRQRKLMGGLLKQTREVVLEIAQEGKYDLIIDRTIGGVLYVDKKVNITDQVIKLYNKKKK, encoded by the coding sequence TTGAAACGTAATTTAATTTGTGTTTTTCTATTTGGAATTGTCTCTTTTGTTTTTGGATTTGGAACGGTGGTTTTCGCTCAAACGCGTATTGCCGTGGTGGATGTGCAAAAAGCAGTTGCTGGCTCCGATGCGGGTAAGAAGGCGAGAGCCACTCTTGAAAAAGAAAAAAAACGTCTTGAGGTGGATCTCATCAAAAAAAGGACGGTCCTTGAGGGCATGGTGAAAAATATTCGTGAACTCCAACTGGAAGTTCAGCGAAAAGGCCCAATATGGCGCAAAGAGGAGCGGGACAGGAAAGTAGAGAACCTGCGCCAGCAGCGGAGGACTTTCTCCCGCCAGGAAGATGAACTCAAGCGCCTTGTGCAGGAGAGTCAGAGGGACCTCCAGTCCCGCCAGCGTAAACTGATGGGTGGCCTCCTCAAGCAGACCCGCGAGGTGGTGCTTGAAATTGCACAGGAAGGAAAATACGATTTGATCATCGACAGGACCATAGGTGGCGTCCTGTATGTAGATAAAAAGGTGAATATTACCGACCAGGTGATTAAGCTTTACAACAAAAAGAAGAAATGA
- the bamA gene encoding outer membrane protein assembly factor BamA, protein MAISARAVACVCISVLCLAFSTRSVPAQGLDVVAQAPSPAITIKAVEIHGNKRVDRSTVLFYIKIAEGKAYTNVELVERIREDVRTIYGLGFFRDVKVDVEPFEGGLRVVYRVTEKPTIRKVEFQGNINVDEEDIRERLTVKVQTIINEATIKETVRNIRKLYQEKGYYFARVEAVLKEGTRNTVDVTLVINEGERVAIETIIFRGNENISRKDILNAISTSESGFWSWLTESGIFREDELEKDLLRIKLLYRTRGYFKVQVSQPIIKEDRERGKLNIVIPISEGSEYNTGEIEIRGGEDVIPPEELRIDFQLFPGEVFNQTFLVEDVQRVTAAFAARGYAFADVRSATEPDDEKKTIKVIYEIKKGRRVYIGRVKVQGNTRTRENVVRREVRVIEGALYDSKALTKTRSRLNRTQYFGDVRVLEKRRSGSRDVLDIDINLEERPTGSVGAGVGFSSDEGALVTAVIREDNLFGRGYKVGLRGSLSSVSQSGTFSFTDPNFQDKDFSLGGDLFITEEEFATFDNERKGARINLGKSLTDDLTAFLSYELSTFKITAVSPFARQDIIDSEGDTQLESRMSPSLVYDTRNHRFLPEEGTLFVVNPAMSGGFIGGDIDVGSMRIDFRQYHNVGSKLRFRLLKNLIWSYRVELRYVDALSGELPAFRRIYLSGQAPLRGFDRDDLGPRDSAGEAIGGYSTGLMSTEFTHPFFGPARIAFFLDVGNVWERHNAYDLTDLRYGAGVGLRVITPFGPLRLDVGYKLDKKSGERDREVHFGLGASF, encoded by the coding sequence ATGGCAATTTCAGCGAGGGCGGTGGCCTGCGTTTGTATATCCGTGTTGTGTCTCGCTTTTTCTACTCGAAGCGTCCCAGCGCAAGGATTAGATGTTGTCGCGCAGGCCCCTTCCCCGGCCATTACGATTAAGGCCGTAGAAATCCATGGCAATAAGCGCGTGGATCGATCAACCGTCCTTTTTTATATCAAGATTGCCGAAGGCAAAGCCTACACAAATGTCGAACTCGTTGAGCGTATCCGCGAGGATGTGCGCACCATCTACGGGCTCGGTTTTTTCCGTGACGTGAAGGTGGATGTCGAGCCCTTCGAGGGAGGGCTTCGCGTAGTTTATCGGGTCACGGAGAAGCCCACCATCCGTAAGGTCGAATTTCAAGGCAACATCAACGTCGATGAGGAAGACATCCGCGAGCGGCTCACCGTTAAAGTCCAGACGATCATCAACGAGGCGACGATCAAAGAAACGGTGCGCAATATCCGCAAGCTCTACCAGGAGAAGGGATATTATTTTGCGCGGGTCGAGGCTGTTCTAAAGGAAGGCACCCGGAATACGGTTGATGTTACTCTCGTAATTAATGAAGGCGAGAGAGTCGCTATAGAAACTATTATTTTTCGGGGCAATGAAAATATCTCAAGAAAAGATATTCTTAATGCCATATCTACCAGCGAGTCGGGGTTTTGGTCGTGGCTCACGGAATCGGGTATTTTCAGGGAAGATGAACTTGAGAAAGATCTTTTAAGGATAAAACTCCTCTATCGAACCCGTGGATATTTTAAGGTTCAGGTCAGTCAGCCGATTATCAAAGAAGACAGAGAACGGGGTAAGTTGAATATTGTTATCCCCATTAGTGAGGGTTCTGAGTACAACACTGGCGAAATCGAAATCCGGGGTGGAGAGGACGTTATCCCACCAGAAGAATTGCGGATTGATTTTCAACTCTTTCCAGGAGAGGTTTTCAATCAAACATTCCTGGTGGAGGACGTGCAGAGAGTTACGGCCGCTTTCGCCGCTCGTGGATATGCCTTCGCTGATGTTCGCTCCGCGACCGAGCCCGATGATGAAAAAAAGACGATTAAGGTGATCTATGAAATTAAAAAAGGTCGCCGTGTTTATATCGGTCGGGTTAAAGTGCAAGGAAATACGCGAACTCGCGAGAACGTCGTACGTCGTGAAGTGCGTGTAATCGAGGGTGCGCTCTACGATTCAAAAGCCCTCACCAAGACGCGCTCAAGGTTGAATCGAACTCAGTATTTTGGTGATGTGAGAGTTTTAGAAAAAAGACGTTCCGGGAGCCGAGATGTACTTGATATCGATATCAATCTCGAAGAGAGGCCAACGGGATCCGTCGGAGCAGGTGTAGGTTTTAGTAGTGATGAGGGTGCTCTAGTAACGGCGGTCATTCGAGAAGACAATCTGTTCGGGCGCGGCTATAAAGTTGGATTAAGGGGTAGCTTGTCATCCGTGAGCCAATCTGGGACCTTCTCATTCACGGACCCAAACTTTCAAGACAAAGATTTCTCTCTCGGCGGTGATTTGTTCATCACCGAGGAGGAATTTGCCACGTTCGACAACGAGCGAAAAGGTGCCCGGATTAACCTGGGCAAATCGTTGACTGACGATCTGACGGCTTTTCTTTCCTATGAACTTTCCACCTTTAAGATTACGGCGGTCTCGCCGTTTGCCCGGCAAGACATTATTGATTCAGAGGGCGATACGCAACTTGAGAGCCGGATGTCACCTTCGCTGGTTTACGACACCAGGAACCACCGCTTCCTACCAGAGGAGGGTACATTATTTGTCGTGAACCCAGCGATGTCGGGTGGCTTCATTGGCGGTGACATCGATGTTGGGTCTATGCGAATCGACTTCCGACAGTATCATAATGTTGGATCTAAACTTCGTTTCAGGTTGTTGAAAAACCTGATTTGGAGCTATAGAGTTGAATTGCGCTATGTTGACGCCCTGAGTGGGGAATTACCCGCATTCAGGCGGATATACCTTTCGGGGCAAGCGCCGCTTCGTGGTTTTGACCGGGACGACCTTGGTCCGAGGGATTCAGCCGGGGAGGCTATTGGCGGATACTCGACGGGGCTTATGTCTACAGAGTTTACACATCCGTTTTTTGGGCCTGCTCGCATAGCGTTTTTTCTGGATGTCGGGAACGTTTGGGAGCGGCACAATGCCTATGATTTAACTGACCTGAGGTATGGTGCCGGTGTTGGCCTGCGCGTGATTACCCCCTTTGGGCCTCTCAGATTAGATGTCGGCTACAAGCTGGACAAAAAGTCAGGAGAGCGTGACCGTGAAGTGCACTTCGGTCTTGGCGCATCGTTTTAA
- a CDS encoding ATP-dependent Clp protease ATP-binding subunit, with translation MFKRFTERARKVIILAREEADNYRHEYLGTEHILLGVLKDGGGIAIAVLQKLGVDPKQLRLELERNLPKSTSGPVEGDIPFTPKAKKVLEYAVEEARLMGHNYIGTEHLLLGIVREKDGLAAKILGSFGVKLQQTREQTINLLREPVATRARDKSKTPALDEFGRDLTELAEENKLDPVIGRSDEIERVIQILARRTKNNPVLIGEPGVGKTAIVEGLAQMIVAKEVPQILSGKRVVALDLGALVAGTKYRGQFEARLKAIMKEITQSQDVIIFIDELHTLVGAGAAEGSIDASNMLKPALSRGEVQCIGATTLDEYRKYIEKNGALERRFQSIMVEPPSNDDAVSILRGLKDKYEKHHKARIVDDAIISAVKLSSQYVSDRYLPDKAIDVIDEACSKVRLEKETFPSSIRELQRQIEDTVRLKKDMIENQDFEKAVELRDQEEQDRGRLDELKSEWEADQTDEEALVTEDDVAYVVSRMTGIPLQRIEEVENEKLLRMEEELNSKIIGQEEATRLLTKAVRRSRAGLKNPKRPIGSFLFLGPTGVGKTEMARVLAEYMFGDASALIRIDMSEYMERFNVSRLTGAPPGYVGYEEGGQLTERVRRKPYSVILLDEIEKAHADIYHILLQVMDDGALTDSYGRLIDFKNTIIIMTSNLATRSIEKGTSLGFQKEEAGQGYDRVKDNIRDELKKTFNPEFLNRIDDVVIFGTLAHENILQIVDIEIAKVNETLADKSLSLELTQEAKDWLGKEGYDKAYGARPLRRCIQRHIEDTLSEEVLHGKFQDGGVILVKLAGDELVFEAKEDTEVFSIQDA, from the coding sequence ATGTTTAAACGTTTCACGGAGCGCGCCCGTAAGGTCATCATCCTCGCCAGAGAGGAAGCGGATAATTATCGGCATGAATATCTGGGTACTGAACATATTCTGCTGGGCGTGTTGAAGGATGGCGGCGGCATTGCGATAGCGGTTCTTCAAAAACTAGGTGTTGATCCGAAGCAGTTGCGCCTGGAGTTAGAAAGAAATCTGCCCAAGAGCACGAGCGGGCCGGTCGAGGGTGACATACCCTTTACCCCCAAGGCAAAAAAAGTTCTTGAATATGCCGTAGAAGAGGCCCGTCTGATGGGCCATAACTACATCGGCACCGAGCATCTTCTGCTTGGAATCGTCCGCGAGAAAGACGGCCTTGCGGCTAAGATTCTTGGCAGCTTTGGCGTGAAGCTTCAGCAGACACGCGAGCAGACGATCAACCTGCTTCGCGAGCCGGTTGCCACGCGTGCGCGTGACAAGAGCAAGACCCCGGCGCTCGATGAATTTGGTCGCGATCTGACCGAGCTGGCCGAGGAGAACAAACTCGACCCGGTCATCGGTCGGAGCGATGAGATTGAACGTGTAATTCAGATCCTTGCCCGTCGCACGAAGAACAACCCTGTTCTGATTGGCGAGCCGGGTGTGGGTAAGACGGCCATCGTCGAGGGCTTGGCCCAGATGATTGTCGCCAAGGAAGTGCCTCAGATTTTGAGTGGCAAGCGGGTTGTGGCGCTTGACCTGGGTGCGCTTGTCGCCGGCACAAAATACCGTGGCCAGTTCGAGGCGCGCCTTAAGGCCATTATGAAGGAGATCACGCAGAGCCAGGATGTGATCATTTTCATCGACGAACTGCATACCCTCGTGGGCGCTGGTGCTGCCGAGGGCTCAATCGACGCATCGAACATGCTCAAGCCCGCGCTTAGCCGCGGTGAGGTGCAGTGCATTGGTGCGACTACGCTTGATGAATATCGCAAGTACATCGAGAAAAACGGTGCACTTGAGCGGCGCTTCCAGAGCATCATGGTGGAACCGCCCTCGAACGACGATGCCGTCAGTATCCTGCGCGGCCTCAAAGATAAATATGAGAAGCACCACAAGGCCCGCATCGTTGACGATGCGATTATCTCAGCGGTGAAGCTTTCCTCGCAGTATGTCTCGGATCGCTATCTGCCTGATAAGGCAATTGACGTCATCGACGAGGCTTGCAGTAAGGTTCGTCTTGAGAAGGAAACATTCCCGAGCTCAATCCGGGAGCTTCAGCGCCAGATCGAGGATACGGTTCGCCTCAAGAAGGATATGATCGAAAATCAGGATTTTGAGAAAGCCGTGGAGCTTCGCGATCAAGAAGAGCAGGATCGCGGGCGCCTCGATGAACTCAAGTCCGAGTGGGAGGCTGATCAGACTGACGAGGAGGCGCTGGTCACTGAGGACGATGTGGCTTATGTCGTCAGCCGCATGACGGGCATTCCTCTCCAGCGGATCGAGGAGGTGGAGAACGAAAAGCTCCTTCGCATGGAAGAGGAGTTGAACAGTAAGATTATTGGTCAAGAAGAGGCTACCCGCCTCCTCACCAAGGCGGTTCGCCGCTCCCGCGCGGGACTCAAAAATCCCAAGCGCCCAATTGGCAGCTTTTTGTTCCTTGGCCCCACCGGCGTGGGTAAGACTGAAATGGCGCGAGTACTTGCCGAGTACATGTTTGGCGATGCCTCGGCGCTGATTCGCATCGACATGAGCGAGTACATGGAGCGCTTCAACGTCTCGCGCCTGACCGGGGCTCCTCCAGGTTATGTGGGATACGAGGAGGGCGGCCAGCTCACAGAGCGTGTTCGGCGCAAGCCCTACTCGGTCATTCTTCTCGACGAGATTGAAAAAGCCCATGCGGACATCTATCACATCCTGTTGCAGGTGATGGACGACGGTGCCTTGACGGACAGCTACGGGCGGCTCATCGACTTTAAAAACACGATCATCATCATGACCTCGAATCTGGCTACTCGTTCCATTGAAAAAGGAACATCCCTGGGCTTCCAGAAAGAGGAGGCAGGTCAGGGCTACGACCGGGTTAAGGATAATATCCGTGATGAGCTCAAAAAGACGTTTAATCCCGAGTTCCTGAACCGCATCGACGATGTTGTGATATTTGGGACGCTGGCCCACGAGAATATTCTTCAGATCGTGGACATCGAGATTGCCAAGGTGAATGAGACGCTCGCCGATAAGAGCTTGTCTCTCGAGTTGACCCAAGAGGCCAAGGATTGGCTGGGCAAGGAAGGCTACGATAAGGCCTACGGCGCCCGACCGCTCCGTCGGTGCATCCAGCGCCACATCGAGGACACACTCAGCGAGGAAGTCCTCCACGGGAAGTTCCAGGATGGGGGCGTGATCTTGGTCAAGCTCGCTGGCGATGAATTGGTGTTCGAGGCCAAGGAAGATACTGAAGTATTCAGCATCCAGGATGCCTGA
- a CDS encoding ATP-binding cassette domain-containing protein has protein sequence MAGGEVQVLCGLDLDVYFGETMAITGASGAGKSTLLHILGALDRPTGGEIIYKGDQISQVPDAELAMFRNREIGFVFQFHHLLPEFSALENVTIPGLLRGDARGELEERARSLIKRVGLSGRINHRPSELSGGEQQRVAIARALVNRPALILADEPTGNLDSGTANSIFDLMQEINRADGVTFLVATHNASIAARMNRQAVMVDGRIDAG, from the coding sequence ATGGCAGGCGGGGAGGTTCAGGTCTTATGTGGACTAGACCTGGATGTTTATTTTGGCGAAACTATGGCGATAACGGGGGCATCAGGAGCCGGAAAAAGTACGCTACTCCATATCCTGGGAGCCTTGGATCGCCCTACTGGCGGCGAGATCATATATAAAGGAGATCAGATCTCGCAGGTGCCGGACGCTGAGCTGGCGATGTTTCGAAATCGAGAAATCGGTTTTGTGTTTCAATTTCATCACCTTCTTCCGGAGTTTTCTGCGCTGGAAAATGTTACAATACCGGGGTTGTTGAGAGGAGACGCCCGCGGAGAACTAGAAGAAAGGGCACGAAGTCTTATCAAGAGAGTAGGATTAAGTGGTAGGATTAATCATCGGCCCTCGGAATTATCGGGGGGCGAGCAGCAAAGAGTGGCTATAGCTAGGGCTTTGGTGAACCGGCCGGCACTGATACTGGCCGATGAGCCAACAGGCAACCTTGATTCAGGCACGGCGAATTCGATTTTCGATTTAATGCAGGAGATTAATCGAGCCGACGGAGTGACGTTTTTGGTGGCTACGCACAATGCTTCAATCGCCGCTAGAATGAATCGTCAGGCTGTCATGGTGGATGGTCGAATTGACGCCGGGTAA